A window of Spirochaetota bacterium contains these coding sequences:
- a CDS encoding DUF4389 domain-containing protein has translation MIVRCTHCDAAYAVDDKKIENKKFGFSCPKCGTNVIIDNRIHADGDSGAFDFGEESPAPAAGKRTAVMPPEDDFIVEPPSARGAQAPVKDDLAFESDMLDRDLGDVIGDEDAPSRTATPADASGDEFDFIDEPRQKKSAKPKSGPAEQELDDEPLSLEDFASGIEEAPAKGAKEKSADAFDDILFDEDERVPAGVSAEPRARKGGEAAAADDDLNLDDIVTYSTPAAKTKGAKAKTDLDEFELQEDITLDDEIKTDEIFSREPTKKPSSDMDESITIDLDTLDIELEEEPGGKAVYKEAGPGEDFLMDEDFLKDAPGKKTVRLDEDESTTIDLDSLDITLEEEEELKKGVELDEDERLTLDDTGLSIDDLSEQELKSTLEDDLPLDLIEDEDIKLNLKEIDPSLSIDDLTRPEGAGSRLVTDEFESEKLPEIDIDRLEQEDFTIAHRPLRTRTGITAAAPDSILDIENERTGPVYDIEHPETAVEVHDTVPGGAVNFSIDHSLGYSRIGALLRLFCLYYIALIPHFIVLFIYTLLTMILGAVNTWITLFGGRWQEDFAEIQEKTLRYMISLGACAADVVEEMPPYAGKSSIDYPLQLNVIFPARNSRWMALLRATGVGMLVVALPHLLLLFLLSLGAVLISFAGLISLIATRSWPHILFNFMASYYNYAANVLAFLGGIVDRYPSFRVE, from the coding sequence ATGATAGTAAGGTGCACCCACTGCGACGCGGCTTACGCGGTAGACGATAAAAAAATCGAAAACAAAAAATTCGGATTTTCGTGCCCGAAATGCGGCACGAACGTCATTATCGATAACAGGATTCATGCGGATGGCGATTCCGGGGCGTTCGACTTCGGTGAGGAGTCACCTGCGCCCGCCGCCGGGAAACGCACGGCCGTTATGCCCCCGGAAGATGATTTTATCGTCGAACCCCCCTCGGCCCGCGGTGCGCAGGCCCCGGTAAAAGACGACCTGGCGTTTGAAAGCGATATGCTGGACAGGGACCTTGGGGACGTAATCGGCGATGAGGACGCACCCTCCAGGACGGCGACGCCGGCGGACGCGTCCGGGGATGAATTCGATTTTATCGATGAACCGCGTCAGAAGAAATCGGCGAAGCCGAAATCGGGCCCCGCGGAACAGGAGTTGGATGACGAACCGCTGAGTCTCGAGGATTTTGCCTCGGGAATAGAGGAGGCGCCTGCCAAAGGCGCCAAGGAAAAGTCCGCCGACGCGTTCGATGACATCTTGTTCGACGAAGATGAAAGGGTTCCGGCCGGGGTCTCGGCCGAGCCCAGGGCCAGGAAGGGCGGTGAGGCCGCAGCCGCCGACGACGACCTGAACCTCGACGATATCGTAACCTATTCCACCCCCGCGGCAAAGACGAAGGGCGCGAAGGCGAAGACAGACCTCGACGAATTCGAATTGCAGGAAGATATCACCCTCGACGACGAGATAAAAACTGACGAGATTTTTTCCAGGGAACCCACGAAAAAGCCGTCCTCAGATATGGACGAAAGCATTACCATCGACCTCGATACGCTCGACATCGAGCTCGAGGAAGAGCCGGGCGGAAAGGCCGTCTACAAGGAAGCGGGTCCCGGCGAAGATTTCCTGATGGACGAGGATTTCCTGAAAGACGCGCCCGGGAAAAAGACCGTCAGGCTGGACGAGGATGAAAGCACGACGATCGACCTCGATTCCCTGGACATTACCCTCGAAGAGGAAGAAGAACTTAAAAAGGGCGTGGAGCTCGACGAAGACGAAAGGCTCACGCTGGACGATACAGGACTCAGCATCGACGACCTGAGCGAACAGGAACTGAAGTCCACCCTGGAGGACGACCTGCCGCTCGACCTCATCGAGGACGAGGACATCAAGCTCAACCTGAAGGAAATAGACCCGAGCCTGAGCATCGACGATCTCACCAGGCCCGAGGGGGCCGGGTCCCGGCTCGTCACGGACGAGTTCGAATCGGAAAAACTGCCGGAGATCGACATCGACCGGCTCGAGCAGGAAGATTTTACGATCGCTCACAGGCCCCTGCGTACCAGGACCGGAATCACCGCAGCGGCCCCCGATTCCATACTCGATATTGAAAATGAAAGAACGGGTCCCGTGTACGATATCGAGCATCCCGAAACGGCTGTCGAGGTGCATGACACGGTCCCGGGGGGAGCGGTCAATTTTTCAATCGACCATTCGCTGGGCTATTCGAGAATCGGCGCGCTCCTGCGCCTGTTCTGCCTTTATTACATTGCGCTTATCCCGCATTTTATCGTCCTGTTCATCTATACCCTGCTCACGATGATCCTGGGTGCCGTGAATACTTGGATCACGCTTTTCGGCGGAAGGTGGCAGGAGGATTTCGCCGAGATTCAGGAGAAGACGCTCCGCTACATGATCTCATTAGGTGCCTGCGCCGCGGACGTGGTCGAGGAAATGCCCCCGTATGCCGGCAAGTCCAGCATTGACTACCCCCTGCAACTGAACGTGATATTCCCCGCGCGCAATTCACGCTGGATGGCATTGCTGCGCGCGACCGGCGTGGGAATGCTCGTCGTGGCGCTCCCGCACCTGCTTCTCCTGTTCCTTCTGAGCCTGGGGGCCGTCCTCATTTCGTTCGCGGGTCTGATATCGCTGATCGCCACCCGAAGCTGGCCGCACATCCTCTTCAACTTCATGGCGAGCTATTACAATTATGCGGCGAACGTCCTCGCGTTCCTGGGGGGCATAGTCGATCGCTACCCCTCGTTCAGGGTGGAATAG